One window from the genome of Variovorax sp. PAMC26660 encodes:
- a CDS encoding DNA adenine methylase → MRSSPIIPWLGGKRRLADLLLGRFPPHSCYVEVFAGGAALYFLRHPAEVEVINDVNGDLVNLYRVVKHHLEEFVRQFKYALSSRQIFKWTQDTPPEVLTDVQRAARFFYLQQQAFGGRVQGQTWGTATTAPAINLLRIEENLSAAHLRLASAYIEQLDWATCLDRYDRPHTLFYMDPPYWETEGYGVPFEWDQYELMAAKLRQLKGKAIISLNDHPDIRRCFEGFGMESLAIDYTVGGGANRAERQELIIYSWDREAEPAGLF, encoded by the coding sequence ATGCGATCGTCACCAATCATCCCCTGGCTGGGAGGCAAGCGCCGCCTGGCTGACCTGCTGCTCGGCCGCTTCCCGCCGCATTCGTGCTACGTGGAAGTGTTCGCTGGGGGCGCGGCCCTGTACTTCCTGCGCCACCCGGCCGAGGTCGAGGTCATCAACGACGTCAACGGCGACCTGGTCAACCTCTACCGGGTCGTGAAGCACCACCTGGAGGAGTTCGTCCGTCAGTTCAAGTACGCGCTGTCGAGTCGGCAGATCTTCAAGTGGACCCAGGACACGCCGCCCGAGGTGCTCACGGACGTCCAGCGGGCGGCGCGCTTCTTCTACCTGCAGCAGCAGGCCTTCGGCGGCCGCGTCCAGGGGCAGACATGGGGCACCGCCACCACCGCGCCCGCCATCAATCTCCTGCGGATCGAGGAGAACCTCAGCGCTGCTCATTTGCGCTTGGCCAGCGCCTACATCGAGCAGCTCGACTGGGCCACCTGCCTGGACCGCTACGACCGGCCGCACACGCTGTTCTACATGGACCCGCCGTATTGGGAGACCGAGGGCTACGGTGTGCCCTTTGAATGGGACCAGTACGAGCTGATGGCCGCCAAGCTGCGCCAACTCAAGGGCAAGGCCATCATCAGCCTGAACGACCATCCGGACATCCGGCGGTGCTTCGAGGGCTTCGGCATGGAGAGCCTGGCCATTGACTACACGGTGGGCGGTGGCGCCAACCGTGCAGAACGTCAGGAGCTGATCATCTATAGCTGGGATCGGGAGGCGGAGCCGGCTGGTCTCTTCTAG
- a CDS encoding PepSY-associated TM helix domain-containing protein: MATDKKTRTVEQGGFRQAQAWLHTWCGLWFSWLLFAVFLTGTLAVFDEPITHWMTPEHHAEEEAAAAASKGAVTAGRAQRLAWGIAYMAEHHPTAQMWELWPSDANGGGELKVYWFDANGGYVSASLDPSTGRPIAEKTGNAVRATLGGHHFVDFHYELHVGTVGLWIVGVAAMAMLVALVSGVITHKRIFKDFFTFRPKKGQRSWLDAHNAVAVLTLPFQFMIAYTGIAISGITFMPAGKLMQYGAGATAQSQFAVELSGEGKPARIGSPMAVPDPEPFAARGQQLMGQPVRAVVIDHPGDAGARIGIYGWNSEDESLRRLSGTTGMALFSAATGEVQRVRVPGGADGGAAMLAQSAMGGLHMVSFGGWGMKWLYFLCGLAGTAMMGTGAILFIVKRRHKHLGEFGSATARVYRLVEALNVAAIAGLAVACIGFLWANRLIPVSIDHRAGWELRAFFALWALALVHAFIRRPERAWREQLGALAALCLLLPVLNFLTTGDHLPAQLLHGDWESAGVELGAVAFGVAALGALRHLRNAQRKKLLKAPASRPLPGGAASTERTA, from the coding sequence ATGGCGACCGACAAGAAAACAAGAACCGTGGAGCAGGGCGGTTTCCGGCAGGCCCAGGCCTGGCTGCACACCTGGTGCGGGCTGTGGTTCTCGTGGCTGCTGTTCGCGGTTTTTCTCACCGGCACGCTGGCCGTGTTCGACGAGCCCATCACCCACTGGATGACGCCCGAGCACCATGCCGAAGAAGAGGCCGCCGCCGCCGCCTCGAAGGGCGCTGTGACCGCCGGCCGTGCGCAGCGCCTGGCCTGGGGCATCGCCTACATGGCCGAGCACCACCCGACCGCACAGATGTGGGAGCTGTGGCCGTCCGATGCGAACGGCGGCGGCGAACTCAAGGTGTACTGGTTCGACGCCAACGGCGGGTACGTCTCGGCCAGCCTCGATCCGTCGACCGGCCGGCCCATCGCCGAGAAGACCGGCAATGCCGTGCGCGCCACGCTCGGCGGCCATCACTTCGTCGACTTCCACTACGAGCTGCACGTCGGCACGGTCGGGCTGTGGATCGTCGGCGTTGCCGCGATGGCGATGCTGGTGGCGCTGGTGTCGGGCGTGATTACGCACAAGCGCATCTTCAAGGACTTCTTCACCTTCCGCCCGAAGAAGGGCCAGCGAAGCTGGCTCGATGCGCACAACGCGGTGGCGGTGCTGACGCTGCCCTTTCAATTCATGATCGCGTACACCGGCATCGCGATCTCGGGCATCACCTTCATGCCGGCCGGCAAGCTGATGCAGTACGGTGCGGGCGCCACCGCGCAATCGCAGTTCGCTGTGGAGCTGAGCGGCGAAGGAAAGCCGGCGCGCATCGGCAGTCCGATGGCGGTGCCCGACCCGGAGCCTTTCGCCGCGCGCGGCCAGCAGCTCATGGGGCAGCCGGTGCGCGCCGTCGTCATCGACCACCCCGGCGACGCGGGTGCGCGTATCGGCATCTACGGCTGGAACAGCGAAGACGAATCGCTGCGCCGCCTGAGCGGCACCACCGGCATGGCGCTGTTCTCGGCCGCCACCGGCGAGGTGCAACGCGTGCGCGTGCCGGGCGGGGCCGATGGCGGCGCCGCGATGCTCGCGCAGTCGGCCATGGGCGGCCTGCACATGGTCAGCTTCGGCGGCTGGGGCATGAAGTGGCTGTACTTCCTGTGCGGGCTGGCCGGCACCGCGATGATGGGCACCGGCGCCATCCTCTTCATCGTCAAGCGGCGCCACAAGCACCTGGGCGAATTCGGCAGCGCGACCGCGCGGGTCTACCGATTGGTCGAGGCGCTGAACGTCGCGGCCATCGCGGGGCTGGCCGTGGCGTGCATCGGATTCCTGTGGGCCAATCGGTTGATTCCGGTGTCCATCGACCATCGCGCCGGCTGGGAGCTGCGTGCCTTCTTCGCGCTCTGGGCGCTGGCGCTCGTGCATGCCTTCATCCGCCGCCCCGAGCGGGCCTGGCGCGAGCAACTCGGCGCGCTCGCGGCCTTGTGCCTGCTGCTGCCGGTGCTCAACTTCCTGACCACGGGCGATCACCTGCCGGCGCAACTGTTGCACGGCGACTGGGAAAGCGCGGGCGTGGAACTGGGCGCAGTGGCCTTCGGCGTTGCCGCCCTCGGCGCACTGCGACACCTGCGCAACGCGCAGCGAAAAAAGCTGCTGAAGGCGCCTGCATCAAGGCCTCTGCCTGGTGGCGCCGCAAGCACGGAGCGCACGGCATGA
- a CDS encoding sigma-70 family RNA polymerase sigma factor, whose translation MSAAEAAFQQVHTLYSDHHGWLQSWLRKKLGNSFDAADLAQDTFTRLLTARNPEAIAQPRAYLTSVAKNILVNWYQRQALERAYLEALAVLPEPEAPSPEQRLVILQTLHEIDTMLDALKPLARRAFLLSQIEGMKYEDIAREIGVSLATVKRYMQQGFRGCLALMD comes from the coding sequence ATGTCCGCCGCCGAAGCTGCCTTCCAGCAAGTCCACACCCTCTACAGCGACCACCACGGCTGGCTCCAGTCGTGGCTGCGCAAGAAGCTGGGCAACTCGTTCGACGCGGCCGATCTGGCGCAGGACACCTTCACGCGGCTGCTCACCGCGCGCAACCCCGAGGCCATCGCCCAGCCACGCGCCTACCTGACGAGCGTGGCGAAGAACATCCTGGTGAACTGGTATCAGCGCCAGGCACTGGAGCGCGCCTACCTCGAAGCCCTGGCCGTCCTGCCCGAGCCCGAGGCGCCATCGCCCGAGCAGCGCCTGGTGATCCTGCAGACGCTGCACGAGATCGACACGATGCTCGATGCGCTCAAGCCGCTGGCGCGGCGCGCCTTCCTGCTGTCGCAGATCGAAGGCATGAAGTACGAGGACATCGCGCGCGAGATCGGCGTGTCGCTTGCCACGGTCAAGCGCTACATGCAGCAGGGCTTTCGCGGCTGCCTGGCGTTGATGGATTGA
- the fhuE gene encoding ferric-rhodotorulic acid/ferric-coprogen receptor FhuE: MSASRPSVPQHPHAERRLNTALRHALLMLALGGLAGAAAPVAFAAEALSLDAAAARSYDIPAGPLGRTLAAFAAGSGIALSFDPALTEGLASPALSGRFTARDAITRLLAGSGLQVVARTDGSYTLGRRAANVQGGVDTLAPVTVMADADRSGTTEGTGSYTTPATAAATGLALSLRDTPQSITVLTRQQIEDQNLVSLGQAMKSVTGVFAVSSDTDRTDLYSRGFYIDNYQYDGVPTTVTTDFFGASNNAPTLYDRIEVVRGSTGLLSGAGNPSASINLVRKHADSKVFTGSVSLGLGSWNQRRATVDLSTPLTEDGRVRARFIGMAEARDSNMDMYHGRKRVFYGVVDADLTPDTTLSVGVEYQANRPTGSTWGGLPLVFSDGSPTRWDASKTVGTPWTRWDATNTTVFANLTHRFDSGWKLKANLAHRKSEQDAKLLYLYGDMDRFTGTGLGGLTGHFEHAFRQNNVDLQLTGPFELLGRKHELVVGMSNAQSRYVQAKHAPVGKLADPGNFYLWNGSFPEPTWGPLKVSEIDKTRQTGYYGAVRFSLADPLKLIVGGRQNSWRTRNSTATRRHEVFTPYAGLVYDINDTYSAYASYTDIFQPQNYRDATGAYLDPVTGKSYEVGIKGEHFGGKLNTSFALFRAQQDNVAQRDGGRLVPDSTNEAYRGAKGVLSKGFEMQASGELASGWNLSAGIARTLAREANGDPINTAMPSTLVNVFTTYRLPGQWQQLTIGGGINWQNRTYRRFSVGDVAMRYTQKSLAVVSLMARYAFTPKLSLQINVENLFNKKYYNNIDGQAYVGTPRNVVATLNYKF; encoded by the coding sequence ATGTCCGCATCCCGTCCGTCCGTTCCGCAGCATCCGCATGCCGAGCGTCGCCTGAACACCGCCCTTCGCCATGCCCTGTTGATGCTGGCCCTGGGAGGCCTTGCCGGCGCCGCAGCGCCCGTGGCCTTCGCGGCCGAGGCGCTGTCGCTGGATGCCGCGGCCGCCCGGTCCTACGACATTCCCGCCGGCCCGCTCGGGCGCACGCTGGCCGCGTTCGCGGCCGGCAGCGGCATCGCGCTGTCGTTCGATCCGGCGCTGACAGAAGGCCTTGCAAGCCCGGCGCTTTCGGGCCGCTTCACGGCCCGTGACGCCATCACCCGCCTGCTCGCGGGCAGCGGCCTGCAGGTCGTGGCGCGCACCGATGGCAGCTACACGCTGGGCCGCCGTGCGGCCAATGTGCAGGGCGGCGTCGACACGCTGGCGCCGGTCACGGTGATGGCCGACGCCGACCGCAGCGGCACCACGGAGGGCACGGGCTCGTACACCACGCCGGCCACGGCCGCGGCCACGGGGCTTGCGCTGTCGCTGCGCGACACGCCGCAGTCGATCACCGTGCTCACGCGCCAGCAGATCGAAGACCAGAACCTGGTGTCGCTCGGCCAGGCCATGAAGAGCGTGACCGGCGTCTTCGCGGTCAGCTCCGACACCGACCGCACCGACCTTTACTCGCGCGGCTTCTACATCGACAACTACCAGTACGACGGCGTGCCGACGACGGTCACCACCGACTTCTTCGGCGCCTCCAACAACGCCCCCACGCTGTACGACCGTATCGAGGTCGTGCGCGGCTCGACCGGGCTGCTCAGCGGCGCGGGCAACCCTTCCGCATCGATCAACCTCGTGCGCAAGCATGCCGACAGCAAGGTGTTCACCGGCTCGGTGTCGCTGGGCCTGGGCTCATGGAACCAGCGGCGCGCCACGGTGGACCTGTCGACGCCGCTGACCGAAGACGGCCGCGTGCGCGCCCGCTTCATCGGCATGGCGGAGGCACGCGACTCCAACATGGACATGTACCACGGCCGCAAGCGGGTGTTCTATGGCGTGGTCGATGCCGACCTCACGCCCGACACCACACTGAGCGTTGGCGTCGAGTACCAGGCCAACCGCCCGACCGGTTCGACCTGGGGCGGCTTGCCGCTGGTGTTCAGCGACGGCTCGCCCACGCGCTGGGACGCCTCGAAGACCGTGGGCACGCCATGGACGCGCTGGGACGCAACCAACACCACCGTGTTCGCCAACCTCACGCACCGCTTCGACAGCGGCTGGAAGCTCAAGGCCAACCTGGCGCACCGCAAGAGCGAGCAGGACGCCAAGCTGCTCTATCTCTACGGCGACATGGACCGCTTCACCGGCACCGGCCTGGGCGGGCTGACCGGCCATTTCGAGCACGCGTTCCGCCAGAACAACGTCGACCTGCAGCTCACTGGTCCCTTCGAGCTGCTGGGCCGCAAGCACGAGCTGGTGGTGGGCATGAGCAATGCCCAGTCGCGCTATGTGCAGGCCAAGCACGCGCCGGTCGGCAAGTTGGCAGACCCCGGCAATTTCTACCTGTGGAACGGTTCGTTCCCCGAGCCCACCTGGGGTCCGCTCAAGGTGTCCGAGATCGACAAGACGCGCCAGACCGGCTACTACGGCGCCGTGCGCTTCTCGCTCGCCGACCCGCTCAAGCTGATCGTGGGCGGCCGCCAGAACAGCTGGCGCACGCGCAACTCGACGGCCACGCGGCGCCACGAGGTGTTCACGCCCTATGCCGGGCTGGTGTACGACATCAACGACACCTATTCGGCGTACGCGAGCTACACCGACATCTTCCAGCCGCAGAACTACCGAGACGCCACCGGGGCGTACCTCGACCCGGTGACCGGCAAGAGCTACGAAGTGGGCATCAAGGGCGAGCACTTCGGCGGCAAGCTCAACACCTCGTTCGCACTCTTCCGCGCCCAGCAGGACAACGTGGCGCAGCGCGACGGTGGCCGGCTGGTGCCGGACTCGACGAACGAGGCCTACCGCGGCGCCAAGGGCGTGCTCAGCAAGGGCTTCGAGATGCAGGCGTCGGGCGAGCTGGCCAGCGGATGGAACCTGAGTGCCGGCATCGCACGCACCCTCGCGCGGGAAGCCAACGGTGACCCCATCAACACCGCGATGCCCTCGACGCTGGTGAACGTGTTCACCACCTACCGGCTGCCGGGCCAGTGGCAGCAACTGACCATCGGCGGCGGCATCAACTGGCAGAACCGCACCTACCGCCGGTTCAGCGTCGGCGACGTGGCGATGCGCTACACGCAGAAGTCGCTGGCCGTGGTGAGCCTGATGGCGCGCTATGCGTTCACGCCCAAGCTGTCGCTGCAAATCAACGTCGAGAATCTTTTCAACAAGAAGTACTACAACAACATCGACGGGCAGGCGTACGTCGGCACGCCGCGCAACGTCGTGGCCACGCTGAACTACAAGTTCTGA
- a CDS encoding Com family DNA-binding transcriptional regulator: MQNVPASRQGPPTLYRAGPSLPKIPNTETGLQMEEIRCGACRRKLGMGQFTCLLIKCPRCGAMNTLRAASPTPERQERLSTERVPHAIVTNHPLAGRQAPPG, translated from the coding sequence ATGCAGAACGTGCCTGCAAGCCGGCAAGGCCCGCCCACCCTGTACAGAGCGGGACCGAGCCTACCAAAGATTCCAAATACGGAAACGGGCTTGCAAATGGAAGAAATCAGATGCGGCGCATGCCGTCGCAAATTGGGCATGGGACAGTTCACCTGCCTGCTCATCAAGTGCCCCCGCTGCGGGGCCATGAACACCCTGAGGGCCGCGAGCCCCACACCCGAGCGCCAAGAGCGCCTTTCAACCGAAAGAGTGCCTCATGCGATCGTCACCAATCATCCCCTGGCTGGGAGGCAAGCGCCGCCTGGCTGA
- a CDS encoding DUF6680 family protein: MTVDTTLKLTDLLTIVATLLSPFIAVQASEFLRARAAAREARERVFHILMSTRSARLSTDHVAALNRIDLVFPPQKFSGVSDAWNMYLRELSPSSALTEEQARASYNEQTRLFLNLLSAMAAALKVPFSQTALQHNAYHPQGYVFNEAQAAEFRAAVISVLKGEQAIAVKPDPSLRAGGEETAPRDHPGN, translated from the coding sequence ATGACTGTCGATACCACGCTGAAGCTGACCGACCTCCTAACGATCGTCGCGACGTTGCTCAGTCCATTCATTGCGGTGCAGGCATCTGAATTCCTGCGAGCCCGTGCCGCTGCGCGTGAAGCTCGGGAGAGGGTCTTCCATATCCTTATGAGCACTCGCAGCGCCAGGTTGTCCACCGACCATGTCGCTGCCCTGAACAGGATCGATCTGGTTTTCCCTCCTCAAAAGTTCTCAGGTGTGAGCGATGCCTGGAATATGTACCTCCGCGAGCTATCCCCCAGTTCGGCCCTTACCGAGGAGCAGGCCAGAGCCTCTTACAACGAGCAAACGCGCCTGTTTCTTAACCTTCTCAGCGCGATGGCCGCAGCGCTCAAGGTCCCTTTCTCGCAAACGGCGCTTCAGCACAATGCCTACCACCCGCAGGGATACGTGTTCAACGAGGCCCAAGCAGCGGAATTCAGGGCAGCGGTCATTAGCGTCTTGAAGGGCGAACAAGCCATCGCCGTAAAGCCCGATCCGAGCTTACGAGCAGGTGGCGAAGAGACGGCTCCGAGAGATCACCCGGGGAACTAG
- a CDS encoding FecR domain-containing protein — MKQLAFEAPSVAPPSRALDEAADWLVRLNDSAATDDDRRACERWRQSHPDNARAWARAELLMNKLGGLPSALAMPSLSRPAQAGRRAAVARLAALLAAVPAGWVAWQLASERGWTAEHRTATGERRELRLADGSRLTLNTASAVDVRFDAAQRLVMLHAGEILIATAPDTTAAHRPFRVATESGVMQALGTRFSVRREGAATHIAVLEGAVRISPGGSGAPAPRVLPAGQQGRFTAEDIGNFTPADEADVAWTQGMLLADRMRLADFAAELSRYRPGALHCDAAIGELRISGAFPIADTDRVLGMLVSTYPVDAVTRLRGYWVTLVPRNISTDISPNISTKG, encoded by the coding sequence ATGAAGCAGCTTGCGTTCGAGGCGCCTTCGGTGGCGCCTCCGTCCCGCGCGCTCGACGAAGCCGCCGACTGGCTGGTGCGCCTGAACGACAGCGCCGCCACCGACGACGACCGCCGCGCCTGCGAGCGCTGGCGCCAGAGCCATCCCGACAACGCCCGCGCCTGGGCGCGCGCCGAACTGCTGATGAACAAGCTCGGCGGCCTGCCGTCGGCACTGGCGATGCCTTCGCTTTCGCGGCCCGCGCAGGCCGGCCGGCGCGCGGCTGTCGCCCGGCTGGCCGCACTGCTGGCGGCCGTGCCCGCGGGCTGGGTCGCATGGCAGCTCGCCAGCGAACGCGGCTGGACGGCCGAACACCGCACCGCCACCGGCGAGCGCCGCGAACTGCGGCTGGCCGATGGCAGCCGCCTCACGCTCAACACCGCTAGCGCCGTGGACGTGCGCTTCGACGCCGCGCAGCGCCTCGTGATGCTGCACGCGGGCGAGATCCTGATTGCCACCGCACCCGACACCACCGCCGCACACCGGCCGTTCCGCGTGGCGACAGAAAGCGGCGTGATGCAGGCGCTCGGCACCCGCTTCAGCGTGCGCCGCGAAGGGGCGGCCACGCACATCGCCGTGCTCGAAGGCGCGGTGCGCATCTCGCCCGGCGGCAGCGGCGCGCCCGCGCCGCGCGTGCTGCCGGCGGGGCAGCAGGGCCGCTTCACGGCCGAGGACATCGGCAACTTCACGCCGGCCGACGAAGCCGACGTGGCGTGGACGCAAGGCATGCTGCTGGCCGACCGGATGCGCCTGGCCGACTTCGCGGCCGAGCTGTCGCGCTACCGGCCCGGCGCGCTGCATTGCGACGCGGCCATTGGCGAGCTGCGCATCTCCGGCGCGTTTCCCATTGCCGACACCGACCGCGTGCTCGGCATGCTGGTCTCGACCTATCCGGTGGACGCGGTGACGCGGCTGCGCGGCTACTGGGTCACGCTGGTGCCGAGGAATATCTCGACAGATATTTCGCCAAATATTTCGACCAAGGGGTGA